Part of the Capsicum annuum cultivar UCD-10X-F1 chromosome 12, UCD10Xv1.1, whole genome shotgun sequence genome is shown below.
ATTTCATGTTGTTTTCCAAGACTTGGATTCTTAATTATGTACTATGAACCTCATATGTTATGGGCCTATTTCCACAACTTTTTTTTATGACTATTCTTATGATGTAATGCTAAGGGGTTATCTTTGTCCTTTATAGGATTGGGATTCTCGTCACAGCCAAAGCCTCGTCTCGGATTGTGACATAGGTCAATTGTTCTCGTACGGCTCTGGCAATTACAGCAGAGTAATGAAATGCACACTGTAGTAGTTCTTTTCATGTCCTCTAATGAGAAGCATTCTCTCCCATTGctaattatatatacacacatcatCTTGAAGAAGAAGCTTAGTTTTTGCAAATATCAAAGGAACATTCTCTTAAGCAAAAGCTGAATTTGTTTTCTGATAGTACAAATATTTAACAACTTAGAAACTTTTTGTTCATAGTTGAATATGTCTTTGTTTCTAGGTTAATTGAGTCTTTGTCTTGGTTCTTCCAATTGTAAATCGCTTCTCAATTAGAGATTCTCGTggatatttctcttaattttatattGAGATGCTTTTTTAGCTAGAGTTAGCTAATGGATGATGAAAACGACTAAAATTCAGGAGAGTAAAAGAATGATTGGACTCTATTCAATTGGCTAAGATTCTCATTCATCTGAAGTacaacaattgatgatctctttagATAGAGTTTTTACGaacgtaaaattaaaaaaaaaaaaaaagcagtccTCTAACCCTACTATTACTCAACTACTAACAGACTCAAAAGATTCAGCTACTTTTATTCAACAAACCTCTAACTTGCTAAAGACTCAGTCAACTAAAACACTAACAACGATTGAAAGAGAAAAACAATAACCAACAATCTCTCCCTTAAACTGAAAGTCACACTGTCAGTATAACATCCTTAAAATAGACAACACATTTAAAATGTGATTTTCCAAATTGCAAACACCAAGTAGTTTTCTGAACTTCAGGAAGGATGCCAACTTGAGAGAtttagtaaacacatcaacaatcTGATTTTCACTTCTGGAGAAAATGAGATCAATTACTCCATCTTTTATGAGGTCCCTTAAGAAATGAAATTTGACATTAATATGTTTATTTCGCCCATGCTGAATAGCATTTTTGGAGAGCTTTATTGCTGAACTTGCTGTCACACTAAATGATAGTGTAGAGCCATTTTGCTTGAAATTAATTTCTTCAAGAGCCTTGCGCATCCAAATTGCTTGATAGGCACATGCTGCTTCTACATATTCAGCTTCAGTAGTTGATAAAGTTGCAATTGATTGCTTTCGTACAGACCATGAAATTTCTCCCGACCCCATCGTAAAGACATAACCAAACATACTCTTCCAATTATCCAAATTTCTAGCATAATCACTGTCAGTAAAGCCAACCAAGTCTGACTTTTCTCCTTTCGCATAGAACAGACCATAATTAGTAGTTCCTTGCAAATAGCGAAAAGTTCTCTTTGCGGCTAGAAGATGCACCTCTTTGGGACTTTCCATGTATCTTCTAATAAGACTTAGAGAATACATAATATCAGGCCTTGTGGCCGTTAAATACATCAAGCTTCCCACTATTTGCTTGTAGAGAGTGTTGTCAACTCTTCTTCCTCTAGGTTCTTTAGTGAGCTTTGAACCAAACTCAGTGGAACTGCTGGTAGAGTTGCAACCCTTCATCTGAAACCTGTCCAAAATCTCTTGAGCATACTTCTTTTGTGCGATGAAAATCCCATCAGTAGATTGAACAACTTCAATGCCAAGAAAGTAATGTATCATTCCAATATCAGTCATATCAAATTCAACCTTCATGGACTTCTTAAAAATTTCAACCATGGAGATATCATTTTCAGTGTAAATCAAATCATCCACATAAAAACAAATAATGAGCATTTTTCCtttatcatcaatctttataaagAGTGTGTGCTCATATGGACATTTCTTAAATCCCTCCTTAGAAAATAAGCATTTATACGACTATATCAAGATCGTGGGGCTTGTTATAGTCCATATAATGCCTTCTTTAATTTACACACCTTATGCTCTTCTCCAACCTTGGCATAACCAGGAGGTTAATCAATAAATACCTGTTCATCCAAGTCCCCATGTACGAAGGCTGCTTTAACATCCATTTGAAAAATAGGCCATGAGTGTTGAGAAACCAAAGCTATCACTGATATGATAGGGTTAAGTCATGCCACCGGAGCAAAAGCTTCCCTGTAGTCCACACCGAACTTTTGTTTATTGCCTTTAGCTACTAAGGGTGCTTTGTGCTGCTCAACTTCACCTTCcttgttcatctttttcttgtatATCCGCTTAACATTAATTTTCTTATGCCCTTCTGGAAGCTCAATCaactcccaagagtcatttctaGCAATTGCGACAATTTCTTGAACCATTGCCTTTCACCATTTTGCATCTTTGATAGCTTCTTCAAAAGTAGTAGGATCACAATATGAAAATAGGGCAAAATGAATGAGTCGATATTCCAATTGATTAATTCCAGTTACCTCAAAATCTGTCATCCATGTGGGTCTTCTTTTTTATCGTTGAGGTCACTCCTCTTGTTTTGTAGGAGCTGAAACTAGTGATTAAATAGGATCTAAATTTGTCAACTGTTTTGTCTCCTCCAGTTGTAGTATTTCCTCTTCAGAAGCTACTGGAACAAGCTGATGATTTCCTTTGTCCTTCCATGGTCAGGTGGCATCTTCATCAAAGATTACTTCATGGGTAATGACAATTTCCTTGGTGTTAAGATTATATAACTTATAAGTCTTAGAATGATTACTAATGCcaagaaaaaatcatttttctcctttatcaTCTAACTTGATCCTTTTTGGTCTGGAACATAATCATAAGCCATACATTCGAAGATTCTGGCCTGGTCAATTCTTGGTTTTTGTCGTCTCTATGCCTCCTCTGAAGTCATATTTTGAATAGACAAAGTTGGACTTCTGTTTAAAATATGAATACTCCAGTCAACAGCTTCTGGCCAAAAAAATTTTGAGACACCGCTCCTTGTCAAAATTCTACTCACCATGTTGAGGATTGTGCGATTCTTTCGCTCACAAACACCATTTTGCTGAGATGTGTAAGTTGTAGTAAGTTGACTCCTGATTCCATTTTTCTCACAGAATTTCATAAATTCCTGAGAATTGAACTCTCCTCCATCAGTACGAAGAACTTTCAATGGACTGCCAACTTCTTTCTCAACAAGTACTTTAAAACATTTTAAAACGTCAAATGCTTCGGACTTTTCTTGTAAAAAATACTCCCATATTTTCTGATTGAAGTCATCAATAAAGGTTATGAAGTACCTTTCTCCACCATTGAAATTTGGATTTATCGGTCCACATACATCTGAGTGCACCAATTCCAGCAATGCCTTTGCTCTCCAAGATTTGCCTTGTAGAAATTGACTGCGAGGTTGTTTGCTAACAACACAACTTTCAGAAGTTCCTGAAGGAGCTACAATTTAAGGAAGGCTGTTCACCATGGTCTTTTGATTTAGCATTCTCAGTGTGTTAAAATTAAGGTGCCCATAACAAAAATGCCACAACCGTGCCTCATCCTTTAATTTAGCAAAAAACATGTATGATAAACATTGTGGAGATAGAGAAGGAACATTCTATTTCTAGTCATTTAACTTGAGCAATTAGTCCAAGTTGGGCATATAGAATTCTACAAACTCAATCTTTTATGCATATTTCATGCCCTTTATCTTGCAATTAGCCAATGCTCAAAAGATAGGTCTTCAAATCtggaacaaaaagaacattagcAATTGTCTGGCTGAAATCTCTATTGGTTTGAATTAGAACCTGCACTTTTCTTATGGATGCAACTTTGGAGTTGTTCCCAAACTTCACACAATCTCGAAAGATTCATCCAAGGCAGAGAAAACTAACTTATCTCCACTCATATGATTGCTACATCCAGAGTCGAGGTACcataaattcttatttatttccTCCTTCATGTGGCAAACCATCAACAAAGAGATCTCTTCTTCCTCCTGTTCGGAAAAATTAGATTCCTGTACATGCAGATTAGACAAATTTGTTCGGCATTCTGATTAATAATGACCGAACTTGTGGCATCTGTAATATTCAATTTTAGACTTGTTTGATGACTTTGAGTTATAGCCACCTCTTCCCTTTCCTCTACCTTGATTATCATGGTAGTGACGCACTGATTATTTACACTATTGCCTCAGCATCTGTCTCTGCCTCTGCCTCTACTATTACCTCTATTGTTCTTCGGAACAATCATCTGTTGAGGCATTCAATGCCACCTCCTCTTTTTCTTGTTGAGTGATTTTTTTGCTCATGGATCAACAAAGAACTTTGTaattcatcaatttaaagcatatCAATATCATGAGACTCTTCAATAACACAAACGACAAAGTTAAATATTGGTGTCATTGATCAAAGAATCGTTTCAACAATTATAACTTCATTTGACTTATCATCGTGGATCCGCATCTTGTTGACGACTATCGTCACCCATTAAAAATAGTCAGTAATGGACTCTTTAGATTTCATTCGAAGAGTTTCGAACTCTGAACGAAGTGCTTGAAGCTGTTGCCTCTTTGCCCTTGTTGATCCTTGATATTTCTTCTTCATGGAGTCCCAAATCATCTTAGAGGTGTCTTTAGAAAGAATAGTTTCCATGATTGACTAATCAATTGCTTGGAAAAGATAATTCTTCGCCTTGAGGTCCTTTGACTTTTTCGCTTCTACTTCTGCTCTTTGTGGGTCTGACACTGTTATGCCTTCTGCGGGTTCTGGCATGCCATCCATAACCACTTGCCAGTACTCCTTTGATCTTAGGAAATTCTCTATCAATATGCTCAAATGGTCACAGTGGCCATTAAAGCGAGGAATGGATGCCTGCACAAAGTTTTTTGAAGCCATACGTTCGCGTTGCTGCTACAATTTTCTTATGCATTTTTCTCGTAAAACTGGTGCTGAAACCACCGATGAAAAAGACTAAACTTTAGGAGAGTAAAAGAATGATAGGACTCTATTCAATTGGCTGAAGTATAACAATTGATCTCTTTAGATAGAGTTTTTACTAACGTAAATTAAATAAAGCAATCCACTAACTCGTACTATTACTCAGCTACTAATAGGCTCAAAAGATTCAGCTACTTTTATTCAACAAACCACTAATTTGCTAAAGACTCGATCAACTAAAACACTAACAACGACTGAAAGAGAAAAACAATAACAAACAATGGAGTCTTTCTAGTAGTACTGTGAAATAGGTGTAGCAATAGAGGTATTGCTAGTGAGTAGGGATTACGAGTTTAATTCCTAGATTTCATAGAGTTGTAATCAAAATCGTTGCTTGTTGATTGGTGAAGTTGTTGGTGAAATCCTACAGAGATAAGATCACGGTTTTACTCTCTTGAATAAGAAGGTTTCCACATTAAACATCTTGTATCTTTACTTTTATtgcattttactttatgttcatgttgttcttCGTTTATCTCATACTAAAACCAAGTATCAAATTAGATcctaattattattatgaattcaaCCATCAAGAcatacaaaaattcaaatttgacaAATAAAATTAACCGAAGTAGTACTTCTCAATTCTCAATTTGGTGTGGTGTCCACTTTCCTTTACTTTTGTAAagccaaaaaaggaaaaataattatgGAAACGAGGTTTGAGAAATAagatatataaaaggaaaataattatgGAAACAAGTTTGAGAGCTAAGATctagaaaaggaaaataatttgatggaataaaataaagttaaatagGAGTTAATTTATCAGGATATTTCATTTAGATacttgaattaaatttttttaaaattaaacatTTCAACTTTAAATTTGTTAAGTGTTTTAATTAGACACTTTTGATTCAAGTTATgaaaaaaatcatgcatgttttCATTCGTCTTAATCACCTACAATATATCACCTCCTTTAATTATATGTATCAATATCAAGTAGAAAATGATTGAAGTTGTACACATTATTGAGgtaaatacatataattaaaaaagtggcttacacatgatttttttttcaaatatttaaatcgAAAGTTTAATTCaaacactttattaaaaattgaggTGTTCAACTGAAACAAGATTTAATTTgagtatttaaataaaatatctgataaattTAAAGGGGTGGTTATGTATGTTGGTTTCAAGATTaaaagtatgaatgaaaaatagagggaaTTAAGTGGAGGagaaattgagataacacttaaaaaaggaaagtgtactcaaaagaAAGGAAAGTCCACTAAtttcccacattggtgggagaatgaaactttcatgtgtttatattaagaaacacaaaCTCCACAAGTTAAGTGAgacaagaaccaagaggtgcctcatGTCGCCGTCGTCGTCGTTCGTTCGGCTTCGGCTTCATATGATCGATgcaattaattttttagataaaatttatttacatattccaAAAATACAATAGTTTTTGTTTCTCCATTAACATACCTGCATGCAGTGCAGAAACAACTGCAGAAATGCAAAATGCTTCCTCacaagggatgcaacccttcaacgaaatgaAACAAAAAAGGTATGACCTATTTGGATGGTTGTGACTGCTCGGAAAAGAAACACTATTTCAAATGGAGAGACATGACTATTCAGAAAATATACACCTTTCCAATGAACCATTTCCTTCTTTCCGAAGAGGCACTTGatcatggctatataaacctacattTTTTCACAGGTTTAGTACAAAAGTTTTCTGTATTAAAACACTTCTTGTCTTCTTACAAACAccgtgtgatcatctcccgtcGAGTGAGTTCAAAGAAAACCAGaacgtttgaggtaccgctactttCTGGTTGTGaagtcattttatcctaggaggaaaattccgcaacctcgggtacttgagaggaattatttccttaaggaagcttcgtgaattcgaaggacttggcttattctattttatcttatttcttaataatagaacacacttctttgatagttcatagtgaacttgtgttgaaggtattggacaacttcataagtgttcttgaaacGTCTTGAAATTGTTTTGAAGTTTACTGAACTAACATACAAATTTTGTGTAccgaaaacaacaatcttaagaaaataaccAGAATCTATATATTTGGTTTATGGAGAATAAATCTTTATGCTTTccactctgtttgaacttaacatgtaatttgaagtcataaaaacttcatcacaaatTAAATGTCACTCAGTTAATGATTGAAAGTCacaaaacttcatcgttaaactagaaacaagaggttgTTAAATTTGCTACAACTGTATTAGTAGTagtttgatatactaaagttgactATCTTTTTGTGATAGGAAAATGACTACTGATAGTCATATGAATGATGTTGGGAAAAGTATGGCAACAGCTAATATTGCCACAATGAGTTGTACAAGTGTTCCGCAGGCAATGGTACcagcggagaaacccaaaaaattcatgggtgttgattttaaaaggtggTAATAGAAGATATTCTTCTACCATAAAACATTGTGTCTTCAAAGATTTACATCTGAAAAAGCTTCAAAGGTGCCCAAAGGAACTTCAGACCAGGAAAAATTTGTCGTAATGGACACGTGGAAACACTCTGATTTCctatgcaggaattacattctaagtgGACTCCAAGATGACCTATACAGCGTGTACAGTGGAATGAAAACATCAAAAGAGTTGTGGAGTGCACTGGAAAaaaatacaagactgaggatgttggaaccaagaagttctttgttgcaagattccttgagtttaaaatgattgacagcaaGTCTGTTGTGTCTCAAATACAGGAACTACAAtttatcatccacgatctccttgtGGAAGGTATGATTTTAGTAAATACCTTTattgaacatgttaaaaatgttcttaatgttcacataaactttattatATGTTTGATTGTGAACGAGGCGTTTAAGTCACGGAAATAATAAAGAAGTTGCCACCTATGTGGAATGACTttaagaactacttgaaacataaacaAAAGGAGATGACAGTCAAAGATATCATAGTGAGACTATACATTAAAGAAGGCAAGAAAGTTGTGGAAAGAAAGTCGAAAGGAAATTCTGCAATGAGCgaagcaaacattgtagaaggcgaccacaacaactcaaaaaaatgaaagaaagctgaacaagaaagaaatcaatctaagaagaaattcaagaaaaaatgcttcaattatggcaagattggccacaagtcgaCAGATTGTCGtaccccaaagaaaggcaaaaagaaggaccaaacaaatatggttgaatccaagaaagaaatagactatCTGTGTGCCATGCTGTCTttaatgcaacttggtgggaaatccttgagaatggtggatggattctggtgccacccaccaCGTTTGTGCAAATAAGGATTTGTTTGCTGCATTTACTCTGGCTCAAGGAAAAGAGAAGATCTATATGGCAAACTCCACAACTGCAAAAGTTGAAAGAGCAGGAAAGGTctgcctgaaaatgacatcaggcaaagtattgactttgaacaatgtccttTATGTATCAGAGTTACAGAAGAACATAATTTTTGTATCACTTCTAgataaaaatgaattcaaatgtgtatttatttttaaaaaaaattgtacttagtaaaggagaagtgtacgtaggaaaaggcctattcaaaatgaatgttgaaatcaatcaAAGTTCAGTTTTTTCTTACTTGCTTTagtctaatgatttgtggcatgaacgattaggataCAATCACAAAACAttgtgaaaactgattaacttagaagttttgtcaaactttgagtgcagtaaatcaaaatgtcaaacgtgtgcgGAATCAAAGTATTCTAAGCATCTGTATatgtccgttgaaaggaatttcaaaaccttagacttaatccacactaacatttgtgatatgaagtcaacactatctcgtgttggaaaaaagtattttgtaacttttattgatgatttcacaAGATAATGTTATGTCTATTTTTTAAAcaataaggatgaagcaatagatacgtttaggcaatataaactagaagttgaaaatcagttagagaaaaagatcaaaataataagaagtgataggggtgaagaatatgaatctccctttgcagaAATATGAGTAGATAGTataattgtccatcaaactacagccctatattcacctcaatctaatggaattgcgaaaaggaaaaatcaaaccttaaaggaaatgatgaatgtcttacttatatgtaactccccgaatctggtacctagaacgttacacggtgctcatgaccccaaaagaccataatctaacccatgaatgatatctgtatctgtatactatatacatattgtataatgcagaaacatgaactgaaaggccataaggttcaaaactataacattagatatgacaaatcataacatgtggatggggtatgaaatacccaaaacataactgaaataagctatctaAATATACTGTagcctgaaaagcctctaaacatgactttctaaataaggagttaataggacatgtccccaactaactccaactaataaataaattaatgagctAATACAATGCTGAtcgtgtcctcaaaagatgaggactcacttctaactctgactgctgagactggaatctactgatgctctggagctcgtgtctctgaacctatggtataagacactatagcacaaatacgctagtactttgaatgtactggtatgcatgtgaggttgaatgcatagggttcatatacataaacaaatataataacagactgactatcatgagtgtgagagTACTTGCATGAGACATAAATACTAACgctgataccatgataacatgacatactgataactgatataactgataacatgagtgaccgTATTTAACAGtccctgaatctgatgaaactagatgagttctgtactgtatctgagttgactgtatctgacagtcctaaataataaagaactatctgagtttttttacagAGGCTGATATTGAGACTATGGTAGATAGtcatctaaacgacatgccccaaatgatgcactATAGATAAATCGAgttccaatctgtgccctgattagaagggtgttaataccgcactACTGGTATGGataacatgtgagtgaccctaatataagaGGTAAATCTAATGAGAATGGTACGAACCCTCACATACCCTCATATAGCagtctatgatgtctcaacctatgctagctacatagttctggaatgcaaggattgcttctaagaatcacacccttatattaCAGGTGAGTTCCTacccttgggttcgctcagtgctaatttctactcccatctgaatagacactgaatatgattttatgaaactgaacatagactgagttactgacttccgTTAACTAATGAAATACtgctgatatttgacaactgactgagttcatgagatcatagagattttttgagtcataaaactgtctgaagtctaaggatcatagattgactaagagtatcatgaaaacatgacatggctctaagcacacagctagtattttgggtacgagtactcccaggactcgatagaaggaaacttacaaagcatgactttcttgaatacataataatcaccataatgcatttactgaagcatttcatcaaacatttgatagGCAAAAGCTTgaacgtacatggggatttcatgacaacatgctagttaggcacttttcctttatttaggcattaaatcaagcatattgtaggcatagtacatgtaaacatcattgtacaacaattaaacatcatcgtcacattctaatttcatcattcaagggtttagtcataggtttgcatgaatctatatctataataattaaacccacataaaaattatcacccaacatgtagtagaatttaatttctcatttatcaacgtgAACAAGAATAGCtcaatcataaaatcataaataaaatccataacttgaagttggaaaagggattcttggacttcatggacgaaaggagtccgtgaatgaacactatgcatacctgggttaatatTCTTGATGttattgaacttgaagaattgacaatcccttagttcttgaacaagattagattttgttcttggagattaatgttaaaGATAAATCCTAATATTGGTTGTGAAGTAATAATGTACCAAATGGATGAAATCGGacataattgggtatatatacaGGTGGGTGGTAAATGACTAAATTACCCTTTAAAAACAGCTTTAATTTGCTGAATCGGGACCTGCAACGGTGGTTGCGATGGTCCGTTACTGGGTtgacggtccatcggtcctgaccgtcacTTCTAGGCAGAATGGGGTCTTACTATTGTGGctgtgatggcttgggcgatcATCTATCATAGGTTTGATCCAGAAGGTGGCCTCATTGTTTTCCTTGCGACGGCCtgagcgacggtccgtcggcttGGGCCATCACTCCTAACAAGAAGGTAGTTCTCACTGCCTTGCTGTGATGGTcatgggcgatggtccgtcactagtcCAACGATCCATCGGCCTCACTGTCGCACCTGGGAGGTTTTACTTCCATCCGTCTTTTGGCtataactttctcctccgatgtcgaattttgatgaaattggtatcgttggaatgctaattcaatttccacatgaaaaaagtgaaaatattaaaaataccacatgtacaaaagtggattcatcttttaatgGAAGCTTTCaatattcttgagatgatttcaagctaggaaaaagtacggggtattacaatatctcccccttgagaacattcatcctcgaatgagactgagagtgaggggagaagataaccaacgtacatactgaacatgaacaattgaaacatgatctcataacATACATGACTTATAACTAAGCATATCATACTGAACACGCttatctaatgcatgtgtaactgattcatgaatgcatgactggatgTTCTaataaactaagtttctcacaatgagaatgcatgcctgatgcataattatataattaagctaatacatgaatacatgactgaatatgcattggtatttgataccaagtttgtaacgaacactaaacatgaaactgagtaagcttaaggagaactattaccttgagcttgatctgagtcggcgaagaagaggtgaggatacttggtacgcatgtctgcttctatttctcaagtagctccctcgtcagactgatttcgccaaaaaactttaactagagggacttctttgttcctcagtataTGAGTCTGagagtctaggatttcaactggaatctctttataagagaggttgttctgaacatcaatgctctgaatagggactacaactgatgggtcacctatacaattcttaagcaaagagacatggaaggctagatgaactgaggctagatctgaaggcaattcgagctcataaactACCCTGCCAAATGGACTGAGAaacttgaagggaccgacatatcggggactgagctttcccttcttaacgaacctcttcactcccttcatgggagagatctttagatagacatagtcaccaatcttgaactggagatcctttctacgaatatctgcataagacttctgtcggctctgagcatcccagagtccttctctaatcaactggactttctctaaggcgtcgaataccactACAAAAAATCTGATTTTTAGTTGCGACAAAAGTCGCAGCAAAAGAATCAAAAGTCGCCACTAAATATATTTAGCAGCGACATTAGGGTCGTAGAAATTACTTCCTTAACTAAAAGTATTTTGTGACGACATATGTAAGTCGCCATAAAACATACATTCTGTAGCGACAAAAGTTGCCACAAAAAAGCAAGCAAATACGCCACAAAACAATGATTTAGTGGCGATATTTTGTCTCCACAAaagattgaattttatttttgtttttaaaatga
Proteins encoded:
- the LOC107849409 gene encoding uncharacterized mitochondrial protein AtMg00810-like; the protein is MLIICFYVDDLIYTENDISMVEIFKKSMKVEFDMTDIGMIHYFLGIEVVQSTDGIFIAQKKYAQEILDRFQMKGCNSTSSSTEFGSKLTKEPRGRRVDNTLYKQIVGSLMYLTATRPDIMYSLSLIRRYMESPKEVHLLAAKRTFRYLQGTTNYGLFYAKGEKSDLVGFTDSDYARNLDNWKSMFGYVFTMGSGEISWSVRKQSIATLSTTEAEYVEAACAYQAIWMRKALEEINFKQNGSTLSFSVTASSAIKLSKNAIQHGRNKHINVKFHFLRDLIKDGVIDLIFSRSENQIVDVFTKSLKLASFLKFRKLLGVCNLENHILNVLSILRMLY